In Juglans regia cultivar Chandler chromosome 13, Walnut 2.0, whole genome shotgun sequence, the following proteins share a genomic window:
- the LOC108988795 gene encoding transcription factor MYB124-like isoform X4, which produces MQEMNKKTKKPLANEDSKKKERHIVTWTQEEDDILREQISLHGTENWAIIASKFGDKTTRQCRRRWYTYLNSDFKKGGWSPEEDILLCEAQKIFGNRWTEIAKVVSGRTDNAVKNRFSTLCKKRAKYEALAKENACSYINSNNKRVIPQNGFNTDGVSETAAPIKKMRRTYIPDLTENYNLRDRSHKQCGTTNQELRPPFAVLVQNIRNVNNLPAEHQVNNAKDDQNDKIQSTFLKKDDPKIIALMQQAELLSSLALKVNTENTDHSFENAWKVLQDFLNRSKESDILNYRIPDIDLHLEDIKDLVEDLRSSDEESQPSWREPDLYEESPGSSEYSTGSTLLSHAAENKMEQPQADIGSLHQDITRSQSIHIGEQKDVGECQKGMISDATTKQGIFMSCDERPINDGVVSASSITEFGSPLQVTPLFRSLAAGIPSPKFSESERSFLLKTLGMESPCPDPSTNPSQPPSCKRALLHSL; this is translated from the exons ATGCAAGAGATgaataagaaaacaaagaagcCGCTGGCAAACGAAGATTCCAAGAAGAAGGAGCGCCACATTGTTACGTGGACTCAAGAG GAGGATGATATACTCCGCGAGCAAATTAGCCTTCATGGAACGGAAAA TTGGGCGATTATTGCATCCAAATTCGGGGATAAAACAACGAGGCAGTGCAGAAGAAG GTGGTACACATACTTGAATTCTGATTTCAAGAAAGGGGGTTGGTCGCCGGAGGAAGACATCCTCTTATGCGAG GCTCAAAAGATATTTGGTAACAGATGGACAGAAATAGCGAAGGTGGTTTCAGGCAG AACGGATAATGCTGTGAAAAACCGTTTCTCCACCCTGTGCAAGAAGAGAGCAAAGTATGAAGCCCTAGCAAAAGAGAATGCTTGTTCATATATCAATTCAAACAACAAGAGGGTTATACCCCAAAATGGGTTCAACACAGATGGAGTTTCAGAGACTGCAGCACCTATAAAGAAGATGAG GAGGACCTACATCCCTGATCTCACAGAAAATTACAACTTAAGAGACAGATCACATAAACAATGTGGAACGACGAATCAGGAGCTGAGACCTCCTTTTGCTGTGCTGGTTCAGAACATCCGCAATGTTAATAACTTGCCAGCAGAACATCAAGTCAACAATGCCAAGGATG ATCAGAATGACAAGATTCAGAGTACATTTCTCAAAAAAGATGACCCAAAGATAATCGCTTTGATGCAACAAGCAGAATTGCTCAGCTCACTTGCTCTAAAAGTTAATACAGAGAATACAGACCATAGTTTTGAAAATGCTTGGAAG GTTCTTCAAGATTTCCTGAATAGAAGTAAAGAAAGTGACATCCTCAATTATAGAATCCCCGATATTGATCTTCATCTTGAAGACATCAAAGATTTGGTAGAGGACTTGAGGAGTAGTGATGAGGAAAGCCAACCATCGTGGAG GGAACCTGATCTGTATGAGGAGTCTCCTGGCAGCTCTGAATACAGTACAGGATCGACTCTTCTGTCACATGCGGCCGAAAACAAAATGGAACAACCACAAGCTGACATAGGTTCACTGCATCAGGATATCACTAGGTCGCAATCAATTCATATTGGAGAACAAAAGGATGTTGGTGAATGCCAAAAGGGGATGATTTCTGATGCAACCACAAAGCAAG GGATTTTCATGTCTTGTGATGAACGACCAATTAATGACGGAGTTGTTTCTGCCTCATCAATTACAGAGTTTGGTTCCCCTCTCCAAGTAACCCCACTATTCAGATCATTAGCAGCAGGAATCCCCAGcccaaaattttcagaaagt GAAAGGAGCTTCCTACTAAAAACACTTGGAATGGAGTCCCCTTGCCCCGACCCAAGTACCAATCCTTCACAACCACCATCCTGCAAAAGAGCCCTCCTCCATAGTTTATAA
- the LOC108988795 gene encoding transcription factor MYB124-like isoform X2 — protein MQEMNKKTKKPLANEDSKKKERHIVTWTQEEDDILREQISLHGTENWAIIASKFGDKTTRQCRRRWYTYLNSDFKKGGWSPEEDILLCEAQKIFGNRWTEIAKVVSGRTDNAVKNRFSTLCKKRAKYEALAKENACSYINSNNKRVIPQNGFNTDGVSETAAPIKKMRRTYIPDLTENYNLRDRSHKQCGTTNQELRPPFAVLVQNIRNVNNLPAEHQVNNAKDADQNDKIQSTFLKKDDPKIIALMQQAELLSSLALKVNTENTDHSFENAWKVLQDFLNRSKESDILNYRIPDIDLHLEDIKDLVEDLRSSDEESQPSWREPDLYEESPGSSEYSTGSTLLSHAAENKMEQPQADIGSLHQDITRSQSIHIGEQKDVGECQKGMISDATTKQGIFMSCDERPINDGVVSASSITEFGSPLQVTPLFRSLAAGIPSPKFSESERSFLLKTLGMESPCPDPSTNPSQPPSCKRALLHSL, from the exons ATGCAAGAGATgaataagaaaacaaagaagcCGCTGGCAAACGAAGATTCCAAGAAGAAGGAGCGCCACATTGTTACGTGGACTCAAGAG GAGGATGATATACTCCGCGAGCAAATTAGCCTTCATGGAACGGAAAA TTGGGCGATTATTGCATCCAAATTCGGGGATAAAACAACGAGGCAGTGCAGAAGAAG GTGGTACACATACTTGAATTCTGATTTCAAGAAAGGGGGTTGGTCGCCGGAGGAAGACATCCTCTTATGCGAG GCTCAAAAGATATTTGGTAACAGATGGACAGAAATAGCGAAGGTGGTTTCAGGCAG AACGGATAATGCTGTGAAAAACCGTTTCTCCACCCTGTGCAAGAAGAGAGCAAAGTATGAAGCCCTAGCAAAAGAGAATGCTTGTTCATATATCAATTCAAACAACAAGAGGGTTATACCCCAAAATGGGTTCAACACAGATGGAGTTTCAGAGACTGCAGCACCTATAAAGAAGATGAG GAGGACCTACATCCCTGATCTCACAGAAAATTACAACTTAAGAGACAGATCACATAAACAATGTGGAACGACGAATCAGGAGCTGAGACCTCCTTTTGCTGTGCTGGTTCAGAACATCCGCAATGTTAATAACTTGCCAGCAGAACATCAAGTCAACAATGCCAAGGATG CAGATCAGAATGACAAGATTCAGAGTACATTTCTCAAAAAAGATGACCCAAAGATAATCGCTTTGATGCAACAAGCAGAATTGCTCAGCTCACTTGCTCTAAAAGTTAATACAGAGAATACAGACCATAGTTTTGAAAATGCTTGGAAG GTTCTTCAAGATTTCCTGAATAGAAGTAAAGAAAGTGACATCCTCAATTATAGAATCCCCGATATTGATCTTCATCTTGAAGACATCAAAGATTTGGTAGAGGACTTGAGGAGTAGTGATGAGGAAAGCCAACCATCGTGGAG GGAACCTGATCTGTATGAGGAGTCTCCTGGCAGCTCTGAATACAGTACAGGATCGACTCTTCTGTCACATGCGGCCGAAAACAAAATGGAACAACCACAAGCTGACATAGGTTCACTGCATCAGGATATCACTAGGTCGCAATCAATTCATATTGGAGAACAAAAGGATGTTGGTGAATGCCAAAAGGGGATGATTTCTGATGCAACCACAAAGCAAG GGATTTTCATGTCTTGTGATGAACGACCAATTAATGACGGAGTTGTTTCTGCCTCATCAATTACAGAGTTTGGTTCCCCTCTCCAAGTAACCCCACTATTCAGATCATTAGCAGCAGGAATCCCCAGcccaaaattttcagaaagt GAAAGGAGCTTCCTACTAAAAACACTTGGAATGGAGTCCCCTTGCCCCGACCCAAGTACCAATCCTTCACAACCACCATCCTGCAAAAGAGCCCTCCTCCATAGTTTATAA
- the LOC108988795 gene encoding transcription factor MYB124-like isoform X3 gives MQEMNKKTKKPLANEDSKKKERHIVTWTQEEDDILREQISLHGTENSWAIIASKFGDKTTRQCRRRWYTYLNSDFKKGGWSPEEDILLCEAQKIFGNRWTEIAKVVSGRTDNAVKNRFSTLCKKRAKYEALAKENACSYINSNNKRVIPQNGFNTDGVSETAAPIKKMRRTYIPDLTENYNLRDRSHKQCGTTNQELRPPFAVLVQNIRNVNNLPAEHQVNNAKDDQNDKIQSTFLKKDDPKIIALMQQAELLSSLALKVNTENTDHSFENAWKVLQDFLNRSKESDILNYRIPDIDLHLEDIKDLVEDLRSSDEESQPSWREPDLYEESPGSSEYSTGSTLLSHAAENKMEQPQADIGSLHQDITRSQSIHIGEQKDVGECQKGMISDATTKQGIFMSCDERPINDGVVSASSITEFGSPLQVTPLFRSLAAGIPSPKFSESERSFLLKTLGMESPCPDPSTNPSQPPSCKRALLHSL, from the exons ATGCAAGAGATgaataagaaaacaaagaagcCGCTGGCAAACGAAGATTCCAAGAAGAAGGAGCGCCACATTGTTACGTGGACTCAAGAG GAGGATGATATACTCCGCGAGCAAATTAGCCTTCATGGAACGGAAAA CAGTTGGGCGATTATTGCATCCAAATTCGGGGATAAAACAACGAGGCAGTGCAGAAGAAG GTGGTACACATACTTGAATTCTGATTTCAAGAAAGGGGGTTGGTCGCCGGAGGAAGACATCCTCTTATGCGAG GCTCAAAAGATATTTGGTAACAGATGGACAGAAATAGCGAAGGTGGTTTCAGGCAG AACGGATAATGCTGTGAAAAACCGTTTCTCCACCCTGTGCAAGAAGAGAGCAAAGTATGAAGCCCTAGCAAAAGAGAATGCTTGTTCATATATCAATTCAAACAACAAGAGGGTTATACCCCAAAATGGGTTCAACACAGATGGAGTTTCAGAGACTGCAGCACCTATAAAGAAGATGAG GAGGACCTACATCCCTGATCTCACAGAAAATTACAACTTAAGAGACAGATCACATAAACAATGTGGAACGACGAATCAGGAGCTGAGACCTCCTTTTGCTGTGCTGGTTCAGAACATCCGCAATGTTAATAACTTGCCAGCAGAACATCAAGTCAACAATGCCAAGGATG ATCAGAATGACAAGATTCAGAGTACATTTCTCAAAAAAGATGACCCAAAGATAATCGCTTTGATGCAACAAGCAGAATTGCTCAGCTCACTTGCTCTAAAAGTTAATACAGAGAATACAGACCATAGTTTTGAAAATGCTTGGAAG GTTCTTCAAGATTTCCTGAATAGAAGTAAAGAAAGTGACATCCTCAATTATAGAATCCCCGATATTGATCTTCATCTTGAAGACATCAAAGATTTGGTAGAGGACTTGAGGAGTAGTGATGAGGAAAGCCAACCATCGTGGAG GGAACCTGATCTGTATGAGGAGTCTCCTGGCAGCTCTGAATACAGTACAGGATCGACTCTTCTGTCACATGCGGCCGAAAACAAAATGGAACAACCACAAGCTGACATAGGTTCACTGCATCAGGATATCACTAGGTCGCAATCAATTCATATTGGAGAACAAAAGGATGTTGGTGAATGCCAAAAGGGGATGATTTCTGATGCAACCACAAAGCAAG GGATTTTCATGTCTTGTGATGAACGACCAATTAATGACGGAGTTGTTTCTGCCTCATCAATTACAGAGTTTGGTTCCCCTCTCCAAGTAACCCCACTATTCAGATCATTAGCAGCAGGAATCCCCAGcccaaaattttcagaaagt GAAAGGAGCTTCCTACTAAAAACACTTGGAATGGAGTCCCCTTGCCCCGACCCAAGTACCAATCCTTCACAACCACCATCCTGCAAAAGAGCCCTCCTCCATAGTTTATAA
- the LOC108988795 gene encoding transcription factor MYB124-like isoform X1 has protein sequence MQEMNKKTKKPLANEDSKKKERHIVTWTQEEDDILREQISLHGTENSWAIIASKFGDKTTRQCRRRWYTYLNSDFKKGGWSPEEDILLCEAQKIFGNRWTEIAKVVSGRTDNAVKNRFSTLCKKRAKYEALAKENACSYINSNNKRVIPQNGFNTDGVSETAAPIKKMRRTYIPDLTENYNLRDRSHKQCGTTNQELRPPFAVLVQNIRNVNNLPAEHQVNNAKDADQNDKIQSTFLKKDDPKIIALMQQAELLSSLALKVNTENTDHSFENAWKVLQDFLNRSKESDILNYRIPDIDLHLEDIKDLVEDLRSSDEESQPSWREPDLYEESPGSSEYSTGSTLLSHAAENKMEQPQADIGSLHQDITRSQSIHIGEQKDVGECQKGMISDATTKQGIFMSCDERPINDGVVSASSITEFGSPLQVTPLFRSLAAGIPSPKFSESERSFLLKTLGMESPCPDPSTNPSQPPSCKRALLHSL, from the exons ATGCAAGAGATgaataagaaaacaaagaagcCGCTGGCAAACGAAGATTCCAAGAAGAAGGAGCGCCACATTGTTACGTGGACTCAAGAG GAGGATGATATACTCCGCGAGCAAATTAGCCTTCATGGAACGGAAAA CAGTTGGGCGATTATTGCATCCAAATTCGGGGATAAAACAACGAGGCAGTGCAGAAGAAG GTGGTACACATACTTGAATTCTGATTTCAAGAAAGGGGGTTGGTCGCCGGAGGAAGACATCCTCTTATGCGAG GCTCAAAAGATATTTGGTAACAGATGGACAGAAATAGCGAAGGTGGTTTCAGGCAG AACGGATAATGCTGTGAAAAACCGTTTCTCCACCCTGTGCAAGAAGAGAGCAAAGTATGAAGCCCTAGCAAAAGAGAATGCTTGTTCATATATCAATTCAAACAACAAGAGGGTTATACCCCAAAATGGGTTCAACACAGATGGAGTTTCAGAGACTGCAGCACCTATAAAGAAGATGAG GAGGACCTACATCCCTGATCTCACAGAAAATTACAACTTAAGAGACAGATCACATAAACAATGTGGAACGACGAATCAGGAGCTGAGACCTCCTTTTGCTGTGCTGGTTCAGAACATCCGCAATGTTAATAACTTGCCAGCAGAACATCAAGTCAACAATGCCAAGGATG CAGATCAGAATGACAAGATTCAGAGTACATTTCTCAAAAAAGATGACCCAAAGATAATCGCTTTGATGCAACAAGCAGAATTGCTCAGCTCACTTGCTCTAAAAGTTAATACAGAGAATACAGACCATAGTTTTGAAAATGCTTGGAAG GTTCTTCAAGATTTCCTGAATAGAAGTAAAGAAAGTGACATCCTCAATTATAGAATCCCCGATATTGATCTTCATCTTGAAGACATCAAAGATTTGGTAGAGGACTTGAGGAGTAGTGATGAGGAAAGCCAACCATCGTGGAG GGAACCTGATCTGTATGAGGAGTCTCCTGGCAGCTCTGAATACAGTACAGGATCGACTCTTCTGTCACATGCGGCCGAAAACAAAATGGAACAACCACAAGCTGACATAGGTTCACTGCATCAGGATATCACTAGGTCGCAATCAATTCATATTGGAGAACAAAAGGATGTTGGTGAATGCCAAAAGGGGATGATTTCTGATGCAACCACAAAGCAAG GGATTTTCATGTCTTGTGATGAACGACCAATTAATGACGGAGTTGTTTCTGCCTCATCAATTACAGAGTTTGGTTCCCCTCTCCAAGTAACCCCACTATTCAGATCATTAGCAGCAGGAATCCCCAGcccaaaattttcagaaagt GAAAGGAGCTTCCTACTAAAAACACTTGGAATGGAGTCCCCTTGCCCCGACCCAAGTACCAATCCTTCACAACCACCATCCTGCAAAAGAGCCCTCCTCCATAGTTTATAA